In Hyphomicrobiales bacterium, a single window of DNA contains:
- a CDS encoding ABC transporter ATP-binding protein produces the protein MGTISLKNVRKSFGDANIIPNANLDIRNGEFVVFVGPSGCGKSTLLRLIAGLEDLTSGTIEIDGKNVTDAAPSQRGLAMVFQSYALYPHMSVRNNIAFGLKMAGMPPAEIDQKVAKAAATLNLTEYLDRKPRQLSGGQRQRVAIGRAIVRQPEAFLFDEPLSNLDAALRVNMRVFIMQLHKDLGTTMIYVTHDQVEAMTMADRIVVLNRGNIEQVGSPLDLYNNPDSLFVAGFIGSPKMNFVTGAEAEKHKAKTIGIRPEHLEIASGRGGWGGTIALAEHLGADSFLHVDTETAGRLVVRAPGDFRGKDGDKIVLKPDMARLHKFDDNGKVIR, from the coding sequence ATGGGAACGATTTCACTCAAGAACGTCCGCAAGTCCTTTGGCGATGCCAACATCATCCCCAACGCCAATCTGGACATCCGCAACGGCGAGTTCGTCGTCTTTGTGGGTCCGTCCGGCTGCGGCAAGTCCACGCTGCTGCGGCTGATCGCCGGGCTGGAGGACCTCACCTCCGGCACGATCGAAATCGACGGCAAGAATGTCACCGATGCCGCTCCCTCCCAGCGCGGCCTCGCCATGGTGTTCCAGTCCTACGCGCTCTATCCCCACATGAGCGTGCGTAACAACATTGCCTTCGGGCTCAAGATGGCGGGCATGCCACCCGCCGAGATCGACCAGAAGGTCGCCAAGGCTGCGGCTACCTTGAACCTCACTGAATATCTCGACCGCAAGCCCCGTCAATTGTCGGGCGGCCAGCGCCAGCGCGTCGCCATCGGGCGCGCCATCGTGCGCCAGCCGGAAGCCTTCCTGTTTGACGAACCGCTCTCCAATCTAGATGCAGCGCTCCGCGTCAACATGCGGGTCTTCATCATGCAGCTGCACAAGGACCTCGGCACCACGATGATCTACGTCACCCATGATCAGGTGGAAGCCATGACCATGGCGGACCGCATCGTCGTCCTCAACCGTGGCAACATCGAGCAGGTGGGTTCACCGCTCGACCTCTACAACAATCCGGACTCGCTGTTCGTGGCGGGCTTCATCGGCTCGCCGAAGATGAACTTCGTCACCGGCGCGGAAGCGGAAAAGCACAAGGCCAAGACCATCGGCATCCGGCCGGAACATCTGGAGATCGCATCGGGCCGGGGCGGCTGGGGCGGCACCATTGCGCTCGCCGAGCATCTGGGCGCCGACAGTTTCCTCCATGTCGATACCGAAACCGCAGGCCGCCTCGTCGTGCGCGCCCCCGGCGACTTCCGCGGAAAGGATGGTGACAAGATCGTCCTGAAGCCCGATATGGCGCGTCTGCACAAATTTGATGACAACGGCAAGGTGATCCGCTGA
- a CDS encoding L-iditol 2-dehydrogenase gives MRLKGKTAIVTGGARGIGAAIAAAYVKEGARVCVADIEYAEAQKTAKAIGGNSFAFNLDVTRHDSIAACVAEVEKAAGGVDILVNNAAIFDMGPLEDIAEKSYDKVFAVNVKGVLFMMQAVAKSMIARGQGGKIINFASQAGRRGEPLVAVYCASKAAVISLTQSAGLALIKHKINVNGIAPGVVDTPMWEHVDALFAKYENRPLGEKKRLVGEGVPYGRMGLPEDHVGCAVFLASNESDYVVAQTFNVDGGQWMS, from the coding sequence ATGCGACTGAAAGGCAAGACCGCCATCGTGACCGGAGGCGCGCGCGGAATCGGCGCAGCCATCGCTGCGGCATATGTGAAGGAAGGCGCTCGCGTCTGCGTCGCCGACATCGAATACGCCGAGGCCCAGAAGACCGCCAAGGCCATCGGCGGCAATTCCTTTGCCTTCAATCTCGATGTGACGCGGCACGACTCGATTGCCGCCTGCGTCGCCGAGGTGGAGAAGGCCGCTGGCGGCGTCGACATCCTGGTCAACAATGCCGCCATCTTCGATATGGGCCCGCTCGAGGACATTGCCGAGAAGAGCTACGACAAGGTCTTCGCCGTCAACGTGAAGGGCGTCCTCTTCATGATGCAGGCGGTGGCCAAATCCATGATTGCGCGCGGGCAGGGCGGCAAGATCATCAATTTTGCCTCGCAGGCTGGCCGTCGCGGCGAACCGCTTGTCGCGGTTTATTGTGCCTCGAAGGCCGCCGTGATCTCGCTGACGCAGTCGGCGGGCCTCGCGCTCATCAAGCACAAGATCAACGTGAACGGCATCGCCCCCGGCGTGGTCGATACGCCCATGTGGGAGCATGTGGACGCGCTCTTCGCGAAATACGAGAACCGCCCGCTCGGCGAGAAGAAGCGCCTCGTGGGCGAAGGTGTTCCCTATGGCCGCATGGGCCTTCCCGAGGACCATGTGGGGTGCGCCGTATTCCTCGCCAGCAATGAAAGTGACTATGTCGTCGCCCAGACATTCAATGTCGATGGCGGCCAATGGATGAGTTGA